CCCTGGGCGACCACCGCTGCGCCAACCCCGCCGTCCATCACCTGCCCGAAACGATCGCCTGGACCGGCGCCCTGCGCCAGGCCACCCAGGACGCCCTGCCGCATGGCATGCCGATTATCATGGGGGGCGATCATTCGCTGGCTTTGGGCACCGTCGCAGGGGTCGCTGCGCATGCCGCCGCGCAGGGCCGCGCGCAGTTCGTGATCTGGCTGGACGCGCACAGCGATTTTCACACCGTCGCCACCACCACGTCGGGAAACCTGCACGGCACGCCGATGGCCTATGCCAATGGGTTGGACGGTTTCGACCCCTTCCCGCCCTTCCCCGCCCTGCCAACCCTTCTCCGCCCTTCCCCGCCATTCCCACCTTTCACACCTTTCACACTTTTCACACCTTCTTTACGTATTCTGCGGTCATCTCCGGGAATTCCGGGGTCTGTGCCGCGGTAAAAATCGGCCGGCAGTGATTTTTCGCACTCGTTTTCCGGCCGCCGATGCTAGAATGAGGCACGAGAACCTTAACGGAGAAGGGTGATGTTGCTTCAGGGGAGTTTGAGAGTCACCACGCTTCCGGAAATCCTGCATTCCATCTGCATCAGTCACGAGACCGGCATCCTCACGCTGCAGCTTTTCAACGTCAAGAAGCGGATCCTCTTCGAGGCGGGGAGCATCGTGTTCGCCTACTCGAACCAGAAGCGGGACACGCTGGGGGAAGTCCTCTTCCGCAAGGGGACCATCTCCCTGGAACAGTATTTGGAAACCGCCAAGCTGATCCGGCCGGGCCTGCGGCACGGGCAGATCCTTCTCCAGAACGGCCTGATCAACACCCAGCAACTGATCGAGGCCGTGCACCGGCAGATCAAGGAGATCATCTTCTCCGTCTTCTCCTGGTCCGAGGGGACCTTCAACTTCGAGCGCTTCGAGGGGTCGAAGGAAACCATCAAGCTCAACATCAGCTCCACCGCCCTGATCATCGAGGGGGTGCTCCTCATCAACGACTGGTCCGTGATCCAGAAGGTGATCGGCCCGCTCGAGACCATCCTGGACGCCTCCCCGGAGTACGAGATCAAGATGATGGAGATCGAACTCTCCGACCGGGAGATGGACATCCTCAACTACGCCCAGAACCAGACCGTCCGGGAGGTCCTCCACTACAGCCTCCTGTCCAACTACGAGACGGCGCGCCTCCTGGCGGCCTTTGTCACCGCCGACCTGCTCCGGATCCGGAAGTCCCAGCACTTCAGCCTGGAAGCGGTGGACGTGCGGGACTCGGAGCGGATCACCCGGGCGTTCACCCTCTACAACTCCCTGTTCGGCTTCATCCGGAAGACGCTCAACGCCGAGGCGGGCCCCATCACCGAGACCATCCTCCGGAACTACTACAACGAGGTCCGCCAGCGGGAACAGGCCCTCCTCCACAACGTCGAGTTCTCCGCCGAGGGCCGGCTGGACCTGGACCTGATGGAACTGAACCTGATGGCCATGGACATCCCGAAGAAATCCAAATACGTGGGGGACATCCTGATCGAGATCCTCCACTCGTTCCTCAAGGCCGTGCGGGAACTCCTCGGGGAGACCCGCCTGAAGAGCCTGGAGGGGGACCTGCGGAGCCTGGCGGAAAAGCACCCGCTCTGAACAGCCCCGCCGGCGTTTGACCGCCGAGATTATCCCGAGGAGGCCCGATGAGCACGACCATCCAGTTCCTTGGCGCGGCCCGGACGGTCACGGGGTCCCGCCACGTGGTGTCCCACCGGGGCAAGGTCGTCATGCTGGACTGCGGCCTGTTCCAGGGGCTGAAGGAGTGGCGGCTCAAGAACTGGGAACCCTTTCCCCTTCCCCCCGGTTACGTGGACGACGTGGTCCTCTCCCACGCCCACCTGGACCACTCGGGCTTTCTGCCCCGCCTCTGCCGGGTCGGCTTCTCCGGGTCCATCTACGCGACGCCCTCCACCACGGACCTGTGCGAGATCATGCTGCCCGACTCGGCCCACATCCAGGAGGAAGACGCGCGGTACGCCAACAAGGAAGGCTTCTCCAAGCACGCCCCGGCCATGCCCCTGTACACCCAGGCGGACGCCGAGCGGGCGCTGGGGGCTTTCCGGACGGTGCCCTACGGCGAGACCCGGGCCCTCAACAAGAACATCGCCTTCGAGTTCCTCGACGCCGGACACATCCTGGGGTCGGCCATGGCCCGCTTCACCCTGCGCCGCGAGGACGAAACCACCTTCTCTCTCCTCTTCACCGGCGACCTCGGCCGCTACGGCGAGCACAACCTCCCCGACCCCACCTCGGTGGACGCGGCGGACTACCTGGTGATGGAGTCGACCTACGGCGACCGCGTCCACGAGGACAGCGACGCGAAGGAAGTCCTGGAGGACACCGTCCGCCGCGTCAGCCGACGGGGCGGGGTGGTGGTGATCCCCAGCTTCGCCGTGGGGAGGACCCAGGAGATCCTGGCGCTGATCCACCTCCTGCAGGACACCGACCGGATCCCCGCGATCCCGGTCTTCCTGGACAGCCCCCTGGCCATCAACGCCACGAAGATCTTCCTCAACTACATGCAGGACCAGCGCTTCGAGATGCAGTGCCCGGAAGCGTCCCCGAACAATCCCATTCTCTGCCACAACCTGAGAATCACCTCGTCCGTCCGGGACTCCATGGCCATCAACGATATCCGGGAGCCCGCCATCATCGTCTCCGCCAGCGGCATGTGCGAGGCGGGGCGGATCCTCCACCACCTCAAGCTCCACCTGCCCAACCCGCGCAACGCCGTGGTCTTCGTCGGCTACCAGGCCGAGGGGACCCGGGGGCGGACCATCCAGGGCGGCGCGCGCGAGGTGAAGATCCACGGCCAGCACGTGCCGATCCGGGCCGAGGTGGTGACCATGGAATCCATGAGCGCCCACGCCGACCGGGACGAGATCTTCCAGTGGCTGTCCCACTTTCGGACCCCTCCCCGCAAAACCTTCGTCGTCCACGGGGAGGAACGCGTGGCCCAATCCCTCGCCGACGAGGTCGCCCGCCGCCTCGGCTGGGAGACCTGCGCCCCGGCGTACCTCGACAAGATCGCGCTGGACGGCTGACGCCGCCGCGTGAAGATATCCGGCAAGGAGGAGGTCGATATGAATTTCTGCATCCACTGCGGGGCCCCGCTGAAGGAAGGCGCCGGGTCCTGCGACATCTGCGGGGCGATGCTGTCGGACTCCCCGACGGTCATGACGGACTCGGT
The genomic region above belongs to Acidobacteriota bacterium and contains:
- a CDS encoding arginase family protein — translated: LGDHRCANPAVHHLPETIAWTGALRQATQDALPHGMPIIMGGDHSLALGTVAGVAAHAAAQGRAQFVIWLDAHSDFHTVATTTSGNLHGTPMAYANGLDGFDPFPPFPALPTLLRPSPPFPPFTPFTLFTPSLRILRSSPGIPGSVPR
- a CDS encoding DUF4388 domain-containing protein; protein product: MLLQGSLRVTTLPEILHSICISHETGILTLQLFNVKKRILFEAGSIVFAYSNQKRDTLGEVLFRKGTISLEQYLETAKLIRPGLRHGQILLQNGLINTQQLIEAVHRQIKEIIFSVFSWSEGTFNFERFEGSKETIKLNISSTALIIEGVLLINDWSVIQKVIGPLETILDASPEYEIKMMEIELSDREMDILNYAQNQTVREVLHYSLLSNYETARLLAAFVTADLLRIRKSQHFSLEAVDVRDSERITRAFTLYNSLFGFIRKTLNAEAGPITETILRNYYNEVRQREQALLHNVEFSAEGRLDLDLMELNLMAMDIPKKSKYVGDILIEILHSFLKAVRELLGETRLKSLEGDLRSLAEKHPL
- a CDS encoding MBL fold metallo-hydrolase, with amino-acid sequence MSTTIQFLGAARTVTGSRHVVSHRGKVVMLDCGLFQGLKEWRLKNWEPFPLPPGYVDDVVLSHAHLDHSGFLPRLCRVGFSGSIYATPSTTDLCEIMLPDSAHIQEEDARYANKEGFSKHAPAMPLYTQADAERALGAFRTVPYGETRALNKNIAFEFLDAGHILGSAMARFTLRREDETTFSLLFTGDLGRYGEHNLPDPTSVDAADYLVMESTYGDRVHEDSDAKEVLEDTVRRVSRRGGVVVIPSFAVGRTQEILALIHLLQDTDRIPAIPVFLDSPLAINATKIFLNYMQDQRFEMQCPEASPNNPILCHNLRITSSVRDSMAINDIREPAIIVSASGMCEAGRILHHLKLHLPNPRNAVVFVGYQAEGTRGRTIQGGAREVKIHGQHVPIRAEVVTMESMSAHADRDEIFQWLSHFRTPPRKTFVVHGEERVAQSLADEVARRLGWETCAPAYLDKIALDG